GATGTGGAGATACCCGTTCGGCTCAGGTGGGAAGCGCGTCACGACGCAACCCCCGTGCTTGTTCGCCTTCAGGTCACTTTCGATGATATCGCGAATGAAATTGGAAACGACCGGCGTTTCGGTATCTGCCATACGCTGCTCAGGCTCCGTCAAGGCTGGAATCGCTGCGCGGGACGAACCCGCACGGCGTGTGAATTGTAGCACAAACCTTCCGGCCATGGTAGAGTATCCGGACGCGAACGCCCCGTCACGCACGGTGCACCCGCATCTCCCCCAGGAGCCGGCTGATGAAATACAATGTACTATTGATCGATCGGAACGAGTCGTCGCTGGGCAACTCGACCCGCGAACTTTCCCTGCGCGGCCTGAACATCGTTTCCGCGCGCACCTTCGATGAGGCCTGCGCCCTTCTGCGGAAGGACGGCGCCATTCACGTCGTGCTCACCGAGTGGGAACTCCCCCGGAACGCCGCCCCCTCTTCCGGAATGATTCACGGCCCGGACATGCTTCGGGAGTTCCTGAAACTGCGCCACGAGATCAACCTGTTCCTGCTGACCGACGAGAAGAGCGGCCCGGGTGTGACGGCCGGCGGCCTGCTCAACGGCTACTTCTTCAAGGGCGACCAGGACTGGGACGACGTCGTGAACAAGGTGAAGAACGAGGTCATCAGCAGCAAGAACCGCGCGCCGTTCTTCGAGAAGCTCGTCGAATACGCCAACAGCACCCGCGACTCATGGCACACCCCGGGTCATGCGTCGGGCTACTCGGTCAACAACTCGCCCTGGATGCAGGATTACTACGACTTCTTCGGCCCGAACCTGTTCCGCTCCGACGTATCGGTCTCGGTGCCGATGCTCGACTCGCTGCTCCACCCCACCGGCGTCATCAAGGAAGCCCAGGAACTGGCCGCCCGCGCGTTCGGCGCACGCTACACCTTCTTCTCGACGAACGGCACCTCGACGTCGAACAAGATCCTGATCCAGACCCTGCTCAAGCCGGGCGACGCGATCCTGCTCGACCGCAACTGCCACAAGTCCGTTCATTACGCCGTCGTGCTCGCCGGCGCCGAGCCGATCTACCTGATGCCCTCGGTCAACAACACCTACGGCATCTTCGGCCCCGTGCCGAAGAAACGTATATTCGACGCTATGGATAAAGCCCTCGCGGCGAAGAAGAACGTGAAAGCGCTGATTCTGACCAACTGCACATACGACGGCCTCACCTACGACATCGCCCACATCGTCGAGGAGGCGCACAGGCGC
This genomic stretch from Candidatus Ozemobacteraceae bacterium harbors:
- a CDS encoding aminotransferase class I/II-fold pyridoxal phosphate-dependent enzyme, encoding MKYNVLLIDRNESSLGNSTRELSLRGLNIVSARTFDEACALLRKDGAIHVVLTEWELPRNAAPSSGMIHGPDMLREFLKLRHEINLFLLTDEKSGPGVTAGGLLNGYFFKGDQDWDDVVNKVKNEVISSKNRAPFFEKLVEYANSTRDSWHTPGHASGYSVNNSPWMQDYYDFFGPNLFRSDVSVSVPMLDSLLHPTGVIKEAQELAARAFGARYTFFSTNGTSTSNKILIQTLLKPGDAILLDRNCHKSVHYAVVLAGAEPIYLMPSVNNTYGIFGPVPKKRIFDAMDKALAAKKNVKALILTNCTYDGLTYDIAHIVEEAHRRGIKVIIDEAWYGYAMFHPDFFPCAMQAGADYSTQSTHKTMSAFSQASMIHVNDPDFERIQDFFMENFNMHTSTSPQYPMIASLDAARKQMVMEGYSLLSRTLELSRSLREAINSLKKFRVLGLDDLISDELRNELDHVRLDPTKLTIDVSKSGFSSREVERLLLTKHNIQIEKSTFNTLTVLITIGATRSKLNRLYLALENIESMSGNFEHADGVLKDFRLALSPIRFKPRYAFYCDGELLPLRQSIGKVSTVMIVPYPPGIPLLVPGQTVTEEIVSALQMYRDHHVEIHGLNDGMIKVMTPAEEQSLVARGYEIKDPIAI